CGTTCAAGCTAATCTGCGTATTTGATAAATTCTAAGAACATTAGCAAGAAAgtaaaagctaaaataaaattGGGTTTATTTCATGTTAGATCGCATTTTCATTTACTTTGCAATCATGTTAAAACTTAATTTTTACTCGAGACCTTGCAACTCGTTACAAAATATGAACAGGCATGAAATGATAAAAGGATTTTACGCGGATATTAACAATTATACATCAAGCGCTTTTCTGATCAATATGCCTAAggacaaaacaaatatttgttttgggctaaaacaacattttaacatgTCGGATTTGTATGCAGTTGCAGAACGATCGCATGTCCATGGAAGTACTGGGCGATCTGTTGAAAGAGGTCAATCAAACGCTCAAATATGCGAAAGAGGCGGGCGAACGTTTTTCTGAGGAGGCAAACATTACACTGGCAAAAGCTCTTGATGCATATATTCACTGGGAGCAACGCATTAAAAAGACGACTCAGGTTATGGAAAAACGCCTTAGAATGACGACTCGGGTTGGGACTCAGTGCATTGAACGGAAGATAAAGGGCGGCATAGTGCGCATAAAACAGGCAGCGAACGAAGCTGCACAAGTAGACTACGAACGAGACGTAGAAGGTTCGTTAACAGTTTTTTTGTGTTCACACAGGTGCGTTTCGATATAATAAATAacctaaatacatgtacatattataaTTAACAAATCAAAGCGAACCCAATTTTGCTCAGATTTTATCAAATAATCCATATAGTTCATATGTTCAAAGTCGTCTTTAAGTTCAGAATTAATCTCAAATGAGTTGTTGGATTTGAACATCCAACCTTTTTGTCAACGTTATGTTCTGGtttatttgttttcgtttataaaatatcaatatgtatgttatttaCTTGTAACTCCTTATGTCTTATGTAAGTTCACTAAATAAGGCTTATTAATACGTCCTGCAATAAATCAGAATTATAACCATTTTAAGTTTACATAGTATGTAACAATTGATATATAAAATCATCATTTATAATAGTAATATGACATTGTTACACATTACTATTAATGATTACTAATTAAAACATATCCCGTATGATATCGCGGCCAGTATGTAAATTTGGTGACACAACATGTACATGGTATTATAAATAAGCAGGCAAATAATCGGGCGCGTTATTTAAGAACACGACTTTTTCCGGCAATTTTAACTGGAATACTTGTTCATACTTTCATTCTGAACTGCCGACTGATTTGTGCAGTTGGGCCAAATGCTAGGTTTACGGTTTGTGTGTAACAACCCTAAATCTTTGCTTATActacatatatttttttgaaacttCATCCCATTATAAGTAATTATGTTCAGGCCCTGCCAAATAAGATTCATTATGCCCCATTTTCTCATAAAGAAAATTCACGTTCTTGTGCAAAATGAAATACAAGCTAAGGTTTacgttaaaaaaatgaaaatccttTTAACTAATTTCAATATGTAATTGAAATTTATAAATACATCTCATACATAGCAAAGCTTATAACTCTGATATGCAATGGAACAAAACTATGCAGCCTCATATACATAAACGTTCCGATCAATATTTATGTGTGCAAGATTCATCAATACGGGTAGTTTCTTGGAacttaatatttacaaattatatgaATTTCAAACTAAATATATGTTTCGGACTGTTCATTGGTCAAGGATTGTACAAGGCTCGTATTGCTGACTTGCATTTGAATATGAATATGCTTTAGTTAGATATAAGAAATGAATCGTTTTTCCCGGTTTAAATGTTTCCGTATtaaattgtctttattattataagtagaaGTTATACTAAGAGTTGTtgacgtagtagaagtagtagttaaagtgttttttgttgCTAATCGAAAGTTACATGTAATGTTTCAGATTTCCGGAGAAGGTTAATACAGTTCTATACGACAGAGATGAATACTGTGTCTGTTTTGCCACTAAAGGAGGGTTGTGACAAACCCATCTGGGATATATTTGTGACACCAAAATTGATTCCTGTAAATATTGAGAAAGATGGATCTCGAAAGAAAACAAACAGCATCATTCACCAATATAAGGAAatcttttacaataataaaaggctcaaacacatttttattcaagGCGACCCCGGAATGGGAAAGTCTACATTTCTTACTAAACTTGCGATTGACTGGTGCGGGGCAGTATTATTGCACAATTCTACTCACATTTCTACATTCAGCGATATTGATACTTTGAAGGAATTCCAGCTTCTGTTTAATATTTCACTAAGAAACGCAAACGGTCAACGTGATGTGATAGAGAtgattaaaacacaaataatcGACTTCATTTACACTGGTGATACACGCCAACAGGCATTTAAGCTTTTACAACAAATCCTAGAACAAGAGACTTGCATCATAACTATGGATGGACTGAACGAATGGGCGGATCATTTGAACCAATACATTATGCCTTTAATAGAAAACTGTCATTCAAAGTGTGTATCGTTAGTAACAACACGACCATGGAAATTGACAGATGGGAAAATCAAGGATTCTAAAATTGACAGACTTATAGAAATTGAGGGGGTAACTGATATAGAAGAGCTAACAAAGCGCACTATACTCAGTCTTCAGACTGGAAATGAAAAGACGCACACTGAATTCAAGACATACATGAATGAACATCAATTAATGCATTTTCTTACGTCGCCCTGGCTGCAGGTATTGTTAATTAATATGTGGACGAACAATAACGCCTTTAAAGGTTCTCTTTGTGATATAAATTGCATTCTATTAGACCTACTTTTTAAGAAAGCAAATGCGAGAAGAGATTATTTTAAAAGTGGACAATCGATAAAGTGTTTATTAAATACGAGCTTTATTAAGGGAAATGTCGAGATATTTGATGCGCTTGCGAATGCTGCATTTCATTTGACGTTTTCATCGAAAAGATGTCTCGCATTCAGCGCACGggaaattatgatttatttatcaGAAGAACAGTTGCAATTTTGCCTCCTTGCTGGTGTTTTAACACAAAGACGCAGCCTAGGTATAGCAGCGCATGATTCACAGTTTTCATTTATACACGAGACAGTTCAAAAGTTTCTGGCTGCATATTATATCGCAAGTTCAAAGCAAGATCTGATAGCGTATATCCAAAGCGATACTAAATTTAATGTGTTAGAAATGAGCCAGACAGTAATTTATCTGTGTGGGCTAGACTGTGACAAAGGCAATAACCTGTTAAACAATATGGCGGACGTCCAGTTTCTCAACAACGTGGATTACGGATTGAGCAAGTACATACAAGGATTTAATGATGATGAGAACATTGTGTCATTTCAAAAAGACAACTGTACAAAGATACATAACattaaatcaatacaaaataagAAGGCTGAATATGCACATTGCATTGCACTATCAATCTTGTTCCAGCGCATGATCACTTCGTGTTTTATTGAAGCAAAAGCAAGCGGTCAGAAGGAAATGTGCTTGACTTGTAGGgattttacatttaataaatatttgagttaTTCCGATGCAGACGCATTAAAGTCACTGTTATTGTTCAACAAGTCAAATGTTCGGTCACTTATTGTAGAAGGTAATGTTCTACAAACGATCGAAATACTGACAGTCCTTCGTGATTCAAAACGTATTCTTAAACGCATTATGACGACATTGACTCCAGAAATGTATAAAGCATTACATCAGTCGAGCATACAGGAACTGCACTGTAATGGGAAAATGGACGTATCATCATTTTCCTGTGAACTTCTGTCTATGTCTCAATTAACGTATTTACGCATAAACTTCTCAAGTTTTTCGGACACCATAGTCCTTCCTGAAACTATACAATGCATGtgtttgtttacatgtacatgtactgctGTGTTTCTACGACGCTTACTAGTGCAATTATCGTTAGTAAAGCACCAAATTTGTTGCCATTtaatatttgtgaatgtaattgaTTGCAATACCCACTGGTTTCAGTCAGAGTTGTTGTTGAGTGACATGAAAAATATATCCTTGTATCCACGGAAAAACTGACTTGTATGGATTACTGAATGGTACATCTATCGGGGAACTGTGGCCATTAACGGCTGGTGACGACTCTTTAGCATCAgggattcttcacacgctcaacaagctaacaAAGCTTCATTTGTGTGGTacctatacgggtcgatgtgatctcagactgcctgcttcattgcagtgtattagtctgcaTGAAGTCAAATGTACATCTGAGTGGTTGTGCAActtgttgatcacgctgtctTCATTTGATCATCCTGTAGAGTGTGAGCTGttggatgttgtattgcagtcgTGTGAAGAAGCCTGTGGAGATTATTCGCATATATCAAGCCTTCAATCGGAAATATTGTTACGTAACATGTCCACTATAAGTATAATTGTAAACACTGGTAGTATGgaactatttaaaatattacgttgtacaagtatagggatcctagacCTAGGAACGGCTGATTGTGTCTTATTAGCATCAGAGAtgcttcacacgctcaacaagctcaCAAAGCTTACTTTGCGTGGTACCTATACGAGTCGATGTGATCTCAGACTGCCTGCTTCGTTGCAGTCTATTAGTCTCCATGAAGTCAAATGtacatctgagtggctgtgcagcttgttgatcacgctgtctTCATTTGATCATCCTGTAAAGTGTGAGCTGttggatgttgtattgcagccatgtgaagaaGCCTGTGGAGATTATTCGCATACATCAGGCCTGCGATCGGAAATATTGTTACGTAACATGTCCACTATAAGTCTTTTTGTAAACACTGGTAGTATGGAACTGTTTAAAATATTACGTTGTATAAGTATAGGAATCCTAGACCTAGGAACGGCTGATTGTGTCTTATTAGCATCAGAGAtgcttcacacgctcaacaagctcaCAAAGCTTACTTTGCGTGGTACCTATACGGGTCAATGTGATCTCAGACTGCCTGCTTCGTTGCAGTCTATTAGTCTCCATGAAGTCAAATGtacatctgagtggctgtgcagcttgttgatcacgctgtctTCATTTGATCATCCTGTGAAGTGTGAGCTGttggatgttgtattgcagtcgTGTGAAGAAGCCTGTGGAGATTATTCGCATATATCAAGCCTTCAATCGGAAATATTGTTACGAAACATGTCCACTATAAGTCTATTTGTAAACACTGGTAGTATGgaactatttaaaatattacgttgtacaagtatagggatcctagcCCTAGGAACGACTAATTGTGTCTTATTAGCATCAGAGAtgcttcacacgctcaacaagctcaCAAAGCTTCATTTGTGTGGTacctatacgggtcgatgtgatctcagactgcctgcttcattgcagtCTATTAGTCTGCATAAAGTCAAATGtacatctgagtggctgtgcagcttgttgttCACGCTGTCTTCATTCAATCACCCTGTCGAGTTTTGGCTGtttgatgttgtattgcagccatgtgaagaaGCCTGTGGAGATTATTCGCATACATCAGGCCTGCGATCGGAAATATTGTTACGTAACATGTCCACTATAAGTCTTTTTGTAAAAACTGGTAGTATGGAACTGTTTAAAATATTACGTTGTATAAGTATAGGGATCCTAAACCTAGGAACGGCTGATTGTGTCTTATTAGCATCAGAGATGCTTCACACTTTCAACAAGCTCACACAGCTTTCTTTGCGTGGTACCTTTACGGCTCGATGTGATCTCAGACTGCCTGCTTCGTTGCCGTGTATTAGTCTGCAGGAAGTCAAATGTACATCTGAGTGgatgtgcagcttgttgatcacgctgtctTCATTCAATCATCCTGTCAAGTTTGGGCTGttggatgttgtattgcagccatgtgaagaaGCTCTTGGAGATTATTCGCATATATCAGACCTGCGATCGGAAATATTGTTACGTAACATGTCCAATATAAGTCTTTTCGTAAAAACTGGTAGTATAGAACTGTTTAAAATATTACGTTGTACAAGTATAGGAATCCTAAGCCTAGGAACGGCTGATTGTGTCTTATTAGCATCAGAGATGCTTCACACTTTCAACAAGCTCACACAGCTTTCTTTGCGTGGTACCTATACGGGTCGATGCGATCTCAGACTGCCTGCTTCGTTGCCGTGTATTAGTCTGCAGGAAGTCAAATGTACATCTGAGTGgatgtgcagcttgttgatcacgctgtctTCATTCAATCATCCTGTCAAGTTTTGGCTGttggatgttgtattgcagccatgtgaagaaGCTCTTGGAGATTATTCGCATATATCAGACCTGCGATCGGAAATATTGTTACGCAACATGTCCAATATAAGTCTTTTTGTAGAAACTGGTAGTATAGAACTGTTTAAAATATTACGTTGTACAAGTATAGGAATCCTTAGCCTAGGAAAGGCTGATTGTGTCTTATTTGCATCAGAGAtgcttcacacgctcaacaagctcaCAAAGCTTTATTTGCGTGGTACCTATACGAGTCGATGTGATCTCAGACTGCCTGCTTCgttgcagtgtattagtctgcaTGAAGTCAAATGtacatctgagtggctgtgcaacttgttgatcacgctgtctTCATTTGATCATCCTGTAGAGTGTGAGCTGttggatgttgtattgcagtcgTGTGAAGAAGCCTGTGGAGATTATTCGCATATATCAAGCCTTCAATCGGAAATATTGTTACGCAACATGTCCACTATAAGTATAATTGTAAACACTGGTAGTATGgaactatttaaaatattacgttgtacaagtatagggatcctagacCTAGGAACGGCTGATTGTGTCTTATTAGCATCAGAGAtgcttcacacgctcaacaagctcaCAAAGCTTACTTTGCGTGGTACCTATACGAGTCGATGTGATCTCAGACTGCCTGCTTCGTTGCAGTCTATTAGTCTCCATGAAGTCAAATGtacatctgagtggctgtgcagcttgttgatcacgctgtctTCATTCAATCATCCTGTCAGGTTTTGGCTGttggatgttgtattgcagccatgtaaAGAAGCTCTTGGAGATTATTCGCATATATCAGACCTGCGATCGGAAATATTGTTACGTAACATGTCCAATATAAGTCTATTTGTAAAAACTGGTAGTATAgaactgtttaaaatattgaGTGGTTTGAGTATTAGAAGTGCAAAATTTGAATTTGGCAGCGCTTGACTTGTATACACTAAGATTAATCACACAAAGCGAATTAGTCATGTCCGAACAAATTCTTTAAGGCGATTTACATAACTAGTACAAATTTATAGCTTCTATGCATGGTCTAGTTTTAGAAGTCGAAGAAGTGCCTTAtgcaatatttataattatgcacACACAAAGATATATTTGAAAATGTCTTTCACTGTCCATCGCATAAGCGTCTATGGTTACGCGATATCCCCATCTATATAAAAGcaactttgtttacaaatcacATTCTATTTAACGTTTTAAGAACTAGTAATCATTAACTAGATGGTTACCCAGGTTGTTGATGAATGGATTTAGTGAAAACACTTTATCATGTGTTTGTGCATTGAATTGGATTTTACCCTATGTGTTTTCATCGGATTTAATTGATGCTTGTAATATGTGCCGTGATTATTGACAAGAAATGTGTTTTATAGTGTCTTGTATTTTTGAACGATTCAATAACTGTTCATAATTATTAGTCCAAATGTTAGTGTACAACTTTGCCttcattaatataaatacatgtaaataaagttgttgtttttaatttactattGAAGCGCTTTTTGACGTTTAATATGTGGTATCCTTTTGCGGTTGTTTAATGGTTGCTGGCAAATATATGTACaatcaaattaacaaaaataattccTATCTGTCAATATAAACGCGCTTTCAGTAATATATGTTCACGatgttattcatttaaaatagcCATGTAAACGAAATGTAAACAGAGCGAATAAATGTGAACGGAATGTAAATGCCCCTTTTAATGTTTTTGCATATGAATATAAATGGTATTAACTTATACAACTCAGtgacattaacatttttttagGTTTCAAATTGAAGAGATTCCTAACATAATTATTGTAATTATGTACTGACAAATTGGTATACATATAGCTGCATTTAACAATGTCTTAATGCACATACGTGTGCGTCTCTTCAAAATGATATTCAACTGTATAAAAGCAAACGTTTGTTTATTGTCCTCTTTGCCGTTACGGTTATTGTTTAGTTTTTCCATGCTCATGTGAACCCACGTATGTCATGTAATGTCGTAAATTACTCAAACATTGTCTATTGTAAATAATCATGTCAATACATTGTAAAGATGGtttacaaaatattcataaaatgtaaatcagTACTTGTAATGCTACTTGTTCATATGTAATTGATTCtttatatgaatattgtattacatgtatggaaattatatatttcatattaggtcggcgttttcggagaaaacccgaggtattgccatagccagctcgtcgtccgacgtccgccgtccgagtcgtgctaaaaccttaagattttgttaaggttttgaacattggctctaaaatcaaattgcttccacctacaactttgaaacttcatgtgtagatgcaccttgatgagttctacacgccacacccatttttgggtcaatatGTCAGggtcatttattcaaaactgcacccgtagccgagcgtggcacccgttatgcggtgctcttgttactttattattttaattatttcttcaTTCTTGTAAGTCGATATAAGATAAGGATAAATTCAAGTGTATAGGCTGTAAATGCTTGGATACCACTAACTAGTTCTCAGTCGTGTCAGTCATTTTGAAATATCTAAAATGGTGTTCGAATATATTTCTCTGGTACAGCTGAagttataatacatatattgctAATGCGTTACACTGATGTATCAAGTTAAATACAATCATTTTAGATTTATTTTAAGCCCGATATGTATAGGTTACGCATTTTAGTTTTTAGCTAAGCCTACATTAAGTGCTGATGATAACTAGTGTGACCACCAAGTGTCCGGCGGAGTGCATCGCCATTGTGTGTCGCCAACTGTTAGCTCGCTATCGCACTTTAGGCCACATTTTAcatccaattttgatgaaacatgctcagaaagtttatcttgaaaataatttAGGCCGAGTTAAAACATGTGTCACGCGTGCCTAAAAACTAATCTGCATTTAATTCAGGGTCATGTCAATCTAAAAACCAAGTCACCACGTCAAATCTTGAAAACAAATTGATCTTTTTCGAGGCCACATTAATGACTA
This is a stretch of genomic DNA from Dreissena polymorpha isolate Duluth1 chromosome 7, UMN_Dpol_1.0, whole genome shotgun sequence. It encodes these proteins:
- the LOC127839568 gene encoding uncharacterized protein LOC127839568; its protein translation is MSTISIIVNTGSMELFKILRCTSIGILDLGTADCVLLASEMLHTLNKLTKLTLRGTYTSRCDLRLPASLQSISLHEVKCTSEWLCSLLITLSSFDHPVKCELLDVVLQPCEEACGDYSHTSGLRSEILLRNMSTISLFVNTGSMELFKILRCISIGILDLGTADCVLLASEMLHTLNKLTKLTLRGTYTGRCDLRLPASLQSISLHKVKCTSEWLCSLLFTLSSFNHPVEFWLFDVVLQPCEEACGDYSHTSGLRSEILLRNMSTISLFVKTGSMELFKILRCISIGILNLGTADCVLLASEMLHTFNKLTQLSLRGTFTARCDLRLPASLPCISLQEVKSFFAWYLYGSMRSQTACFVAVY